One Sphingopyxis macrogoltabida genomic region harbors:
- a CDS encoding PIG-L deacetylase family protein — protein sequence MMTTLVVVAHPDDEVLGFGATGAKLVTAGERVQPIILCGNVDARGARPGDADLESDMLAANRRLGFDTPVLGSMPNIRMNTVAHIEIVQFIEEQIRRFSPSRIVTHHPSDVNDDHVHVARACAAAARLFQRQPGLRRLQSFSYMEILSSTDWALPGQSELFQPNSFVEIAETIDAKLEALAMYRGVMRPYPHPRSAAAVRGLAAYRGGQSGLDLAESFQTVFRSSI from the coding sequence ATGATGACCACGCTCGTGGTCGTGGCGCATCCCGATGACGAAGTGCTTGGCTTCGGCGCCACGGGCGCGAAGCTCGTGACGGCGGGCGAACGCGTGCAGCCGATCATCCTTTGCGGCAACGTCGATGCGCGCGGCGCGCGCCCGGGCGATGCCGATCTGGAAAGTGACATGCTGGCCGCCAACCGGCGGCTGGGCTTCGACACGCCCGTCTTGGGATCGATGCCCAACATCCGTATGAACACCGTGGCGCATATCGAGATCGTGCAATTCATCGAAGAGCAGATCCGGCGATTTTCGCCGTCGCGAATCGTTACGCACCATCCCAGCGACGTGAACGACGACCATGTCCATGTCGCACGCGCCTGCGCCGCCGCGGCAAGGCTGTTTCAGCGCCAGCCGGGCCTTCGGCGACTGCAATCTTTTTCCTACATGGAAATCTTGTCCTCGACCGACTGGGCGTTGCCGGGACAGTCTGAACTCTTCCAGCCGAACAGTTTCGTCGAGATCGCGGAAACGATCGATGCAAAGCTCGAAGCGCTCGCGATGTACCGCGGCGTCATGCGCCCCTATCCTCATCCACGTTCGGCCGCAGCGGTGCGCGGCCTCGCCGCCTATCGCGGTGGCCAGTCGGGGCTCGACCTCGCAGAATCCTTCCAGACGGTGTTTCGCAGTTCGATATGA
- a CDS encoding sugar transferase translates to MIYSRFGKRALDILVSASAILVLTPLLVAVALAIKFTDPGPAIFRQRRAGRDGEPFMFYKFRSMPVDTRNLPSDKLGDVQLTPVGSFIRRTNLDELPQLFNILRGEMSLIGPRPSLCTQEELIAARGANGALRLRPGLTGWAQVNSFDFMTIDQKAALDGDYAARISARLDFKILLRTFAYLRKPPPVY, encoded by the coding sequence ATGATCTATTCCCGGTTCGGCAAACGCGCGCTCGACATTCTTGTATCAGCATCGGCCATATTGGTGCTGACGCCGCTCCTTGTCGCGGTTGCGCTGGCCATAAAGTTCACCGACCCTGGGCCGGCGATCTTTCGCCAGCGTCGCGCCGGGCGCGATGGCGAACCCTTCATGTTCTACAAGTTTCGCAGCATGCCGGTCGATACGCGGAACCTGCCGTCGGACAAGCTCGGCGACGTCCAGCTGACACCGGTCGGCAGCTTCATTCGGCGCACGAACCTCGACGAATTGCCGCAGCTCTTCAATATTCTTCGCGGCGAGATGAGCCTGATCGGCCCGCGCCCGTCGCTCTGCACGCAGGAGGAACTTATTGCAGCGCGCGGGGCGAATGGCGCGCTTCGGCTGCGCCCCGGCCTCACCGGATGGGCCCAGGTCAATTCGTTCGACTTCATGACGATCGATCAGAAGGCAGCGCTCGATGGCGATTACGCCGCCCGAATCTCGGCGCGTCTCGATTTCAAAATCCTGCTGCGGACGTTCGCCTATCTGCGAAAACCTCCGCCGGTCTATTGA
- a CDS encoding formyltransferase family protein, whose translation MAITPPESRRVSISKSCCGRSPICENLRRSIEVPMKFGFVTCVQLGLSCMEAIYEAGATLDLVITLPDDKAVGKSGRVYVDDFCRNNRVPLLKAGHINDQAVRDRIEHDAIDWLFIIGWSQIAGNELLAAPTLGVLGIHPTLLPVGRGRAAIPWAILKQLDRTGVTLFKLDSGVDTGPVVAQHEIPLSPDVDAAKLYNLVNDAHVLLIRDAIPRLVRGELPLVEQDEAQATFWPGRKPEDGEIALDGSVHEAERLVRAVTRPYPGAFFVQDGTRTVVWRARVANGLPQGGEPMLHFHDGILILDDVEISTIDKG comes from the coding sequence ATGGCGATTACGCCGCCCGAATCTCGGCGCGTCTCGATTTCAAAATCCTGCTGCGGACGTTCGCCTATCTGCGAAAACCTCCGCCGGTCTATTGAGGTGCCCATGAAATTTGGTTTCGTAACCTGCGTCCAGCTCGGACTGAGTTGCATGGAAGCGATTTACGAGGCTGGCGCCACGCTCGATCTCGTTATCACACTTCCGGACGACAAAGCGGTCGGCAAATCCGGACGGGTCTATGTCGACGACTTCTGTCGCAATAACCGCGTTCCGTTGTTGAAGGCCGGGCATATCAACGACCAGGCCGTTCGGGATCGGATCGAGCATGATGCCATCGACTGGCTCTTCATCATCGGCTGGTCGCAGATTGCCGGCAACGAGTTGCTCGCGGCACCGACGCTGGGCGTGCTTGGCATCCACCCGACGCTGCTCCCGGTGGGGCGCGGCCGGGCAGCGATTCCCTGGGCGATCCTGAAGCAGCTCGACAGGACGGGTGTCACCTTGTTCAAGCTGGATAGTGGCGTCGATACCGGCCCGGTCGTGGCGCAGCACGAAATTCCTCTTTCGCCCGACGTCGATGCGGCGAAGCTCTATAATTTGGTGAATGACGCGCATGTGCTGCTCATCCGCGATGCCATTCCCCGGCTCGTCCGCGGCGAACTGCCGCTCGTCGAACAGGACGAGGCGCAGGCCACGTTTTGGCCGGGGCGCAAGCCCGAAGACGGCGAGATTGCGCTCGACGGATCGGTCCACGAAGCGGAACGACTCGTACGCGCCGTGACGCGTCCTTATCCTGGGGCATTTTTCGTCCAGGACGGGACGAGAACGGTCGTTTGGCGCGCCCGCGTCGCAAACGGCCTGCCGCAGGGCGGAGAGCCTATGCTGCATTTCCACGACGGTATTCTCATCCTCGATGACGTCGAGATATCAACGATCGACAAAGGCTG